The proteins below come from a single Mucilaginibacter mali genomic window:
- a CDS encoding GNAT family N-acetyltransferase produces MNAAQTLRTTSANPHFRTLVTQLDAELRLMYADLMDTYDQHNIIEHNDTVVIAYADSLPVGCGCFKPFDNEAVEVKRMFVHPDVRGRGISKLILGDLEAWARELGFTYTVLETGLKNSDAHHLYRKTGYVDIPGFGPYIDLEESICMRKSLNHD; encoded by the coding sequence ATGAATGCTGCCCAAACCCTCCGCACCACCAGCGCCAATCCACACTTCCGCACTTTAGTAACCCAGCTCGATGCCGAACTGCGCCTGATGTACGCCGACCTGATGGATACCTACGATCAGCACAATATCATTGAACATAACGATACCGTGGTAATTGCTTATGCTGATAGCCTGCCTGTGGGTTGCGGCTGTTTCAAACCTTTTGATAATGAGGCCGTGGAGGTAAAGCGAATGTTCGTTCACCCGGATGTGCGGGGCCGGGGCATCAGCAAGCTTATCCTTGGCGATCTGGAAGCCTGGGCACGTGAACTGGGCTTCACATATACCGTACTGGAAACCGGCCTGAAAAATTCCGACGCGCACCATTTATATCGTAAAACAGGTTACGTAGATATCCCAGGATTCGGGCCTTACATTGATCTTGAGGAAAGTATCTGCATGCGGAAAAGTCTGAACCATGATTAA
- a CDS encoding TSUP family transporter — protein sequence MPLLTKNNELPGDAVKAPDKNELFPVFLKLNELHTVLIGAGNIGLEKLTALLGNSPQARVTVIANSFVPEVHHLASAYQQVTILQKTFADTDLDNADLVVAATGNPELNDYIRQSARDRKLLVNIADKPDLCDFYLGSIVQKGNLKIAISTNGKSPTVAKRIKEVLNDGIPDEIDTTLTQVNQLRNALHGDFSEKVRQLNKLTAVLVEQKKPVEEKKNFKWLIWGTIVLSVLIIVTTLWFKDPSAQAFIRDIDPVFYYFLGAGFLFAMIDGAIGMSYGVTSTSFSLSMGIPPASASMAVHLSEIMSNGIAGWMHYRLNNINWKLFWLLLIPGAVGAGIGAFLLSSLEHYSAYTKPVVSVYTLILGWVILNKAFKSAKKRSADKIKKISLLGFGGGFIDAVGGGGWGSIVLSSLIAGGRNPRFSLGTVKLSRFFIAMVSSTMFITMLSHESRWDAVAGLIIGSALAAPIAVRVSNKISVKTIMVAVGIIVMLISLRSIVLFLMKVI from the coding sequence ATGCCATTGCTGACAAAGAATAACGAGTTACCTGGTGATGCAGTGAAAGCGCCGGACAAGAACGAGTTGTTCCCGGTGTTTTTAAAGCTGAACGAATTGCATACGGTGCTGATTGGCGCGGGCAATATCGGTTTGGAAAAACTGACGGCCCTGCTTGGTAACAGTCCGCAGGCAAGGGTAACGGTTATTGCCAACAGTTTTGTACCTGAAGTGCATCATTTGGCATCAGCTTATCAGCAGGTTACCATTCTGCAAAAAACTTTTGCCGATACCGATCTGGATAATGCCGACCTGGTGGTAGCCGCTACCGGCAACCCCGAGTTGAATGATTATATCCGCCAGTCGGCCCGCGACAGGAAGTTGCTGGTTAATATTGCCGATAAGCCTGACCTGTGCGATTTTTATTTGGGTTCTATTGTGCAAAAGGGCAATCTGAAGATAGCCATCTCCACCAACGGCAAATCGCCAACAGTGGCCAAGCGCATCAAGGAGGTCTTGAACGATGGCATCCCCGATGAAATAGATACCACTCTTACCCAGGTAAACCAGCTACGCAACGCTCTGCATGGCGATTTCAGCGAAAAAGTGCGCCAGTTGAATAAGCTGACCGCCGTACTGGTTGAGCAAAAGAAACCGGTTGAAGAGAAAAAGAATTTTAAATGGCTGATATGGGGTACCATTGTGCTGTCGGTACTAATTATTGTTACTACGCTTTGGTTTAAAGATCCATCGGCCCAGGCTTTTATACGCGATATCGACCCGGTATTCTATTATTTTTTAGGTGCGGGGTTTTTATTTGCCATGATAGACGGGGCCATCGGCATGTCGTATGGTGTTACTTCAACCAGTTTTTCGCTAAGCATGGGCATCCCGCCGGCTTCGGCCAGTATGGCGGTGCACTTGAGCGAGATCATGAGCAACGGGATTGCCGGCTGGATGCATTACCGCCTGAATAATATCAACTGGAAATTGTTTTGGTTGTTGTTGATACCTGGTGCGGTCGGTGCGGGGATCGGCGCTTTCCTGTTATCATCTTTAGAACATTATAGTGCTTACACCAAACCGGTCGTATCGGTATATACATTGATATTAGGCTGGGTGATATTGAATAAAGCATTTAAATCGGCTAAGAAGCGCTCGGCCGATAAGATCAAGAAAATATCCCTGCTGGGTTTTGGCGGTGGTTTTATTGATGCTGTTGGCGGCGGTGGCTGGGGATCTATCGTGCTGTCGAGTTTAATTGCCGGCGGTCGTAACCCTCGCTTTTCGCTGGGCACAGTTAAACTGTCGCGATTTTTTATCGCAATGGTAAGCTCAACTATGTTCATTACCATGCTCAGTCATGAAAGCCGTTGGGATGCCGTGGCCGGGCTGATCATCGGCAGCGCGTTGGCAGCGCCTATCGCGGTTAGGGTATCCAACAAAATATCTGTTAAAACCATTATGGTGGCGGTGGGCATTATTGTAATGCTCATCAGCCTGCGCAGTATCGTATTATTTTTAATGAAGGTGATTTAA
- a CDS encoding HEPN domain-containing protein, with product MQSFRTELENPIVEKDIIDLERKIRAFREGNIHEEKFRSLRLARGIYGQRQPGVQMVRIKLPFGRVTFKQILRIADIADEYGSGNLHLTTRQDIQIHYVSLDRTPELWAKLEQDDITLREACGNTVRNVTASPTAGIDPLEPFDVSPYAQATFQYFLRNPICQEMGRKFKIAFSSSDADTAFAYIHDIGVIPKLRGEERGFKVLLGGGLGAQPAIASIVHGFLPEDELIPFIESVIRVFDRYGERNNRNKARMKFVVAKLGLDELLRLVALERVANKVKTFPIDRTTIATPFIPENTSYPQAPVSLKYEQWLATNVFEQKQSGFYGVYVKVPVGDIKTAEARKLVEGLRPWVADEMRVTVNQGLLLKYVRKEALPAVYAALVAVNLAEPGFDSVADVTTCPGTDTCNLGISNSMTFARVLEDVVFNEYEDFVYNRDIKIKISGCMNSCGQHGLAHIGFHGSSLKAGTRVLPSMQVLLGGGTVGDGIGRAADKVIKVPAKRAANVLRWVLNDYKANSVESEVFHDYYDRNGKDYFYQLLKPLADLTNLTDEEFVDWGHEETFKTAIGVGECAGVMIDLVATLIYESDEKFGWAEAAFNEQRWADSIYHSYSVFISSAKALLLDKGVNSSTQTGIIKSFDEKYVETGEVSLNTTFDELVLQINKNEPTEAFAAAYLRDAELFLTQVKEKREEAVQA from the coding sequence ATGCAAAGCTTCAGAACCGAGCTGGAAAACCCGATAGTAGAAAAGGACATTATTGACCTGGAGCGTAAAATTCGTGCCTTTCGCGAGGGAAACATACACGAAGAAAAATTCCGCAGCCTGCGTTTGGCGCGCGGGATATACGGCCAGCGCCAGCCCGGTGTGCAGATGGTGCGCATTAAACTGCCCTTTGGCAGGGTTACTTTTAAACAAATATTGCGCATTGCCGATATAGCCGACGAATATGGCAGCGGCAACCTGCACCTCACTACCCGCCAGGACATACAGATCCACTACGTAAGCCTTGACCGTACGCCCGAATTATGGGCCAAGCTGGAACAGGATGATATTACCCTGCGCGAAGCCTGCGGTAACACTGTGCGTAACGTAACCGCATCGCCAACAGCCGGTATCGATCCGCTGGAGCCCTTTGATGTTTCGCCTTATGCGCAGGCTACATTTCAATATTTTCTGCGTAACCCTATCTGCCAGGAAATGGGCCGCAAGTTCAAGATCGCCTTTTCATCAAGCGATGCGGATACTGCTTTCGCCTACATTCATGATATAGGTGTTATTCCCAAATTGAGGGGTGAGGAGCGCGGCTTTAAAGTATTGTTAGGCGGTGGTTTGGGCGCGCAACCCGCTATTGCCAGCATTGTACACGGATTTTTGCCTGAGGATGAACTGATCCCGTTTATCGAGTCGGTTATCCGCGTGTTCGACCGTTATGGCGAACGCAACAACCGCAATAAGGCCCGCATGAAATTTGTGGTGGCCAAATTAGGTTTGGATGAATTGCTGCGACTGGTAGCATTAGAGCGCGTAGCCAATAAAGTAAAAACTTTCCCAATAGATAGGACAACTATCGCCACGCCTTTTATTCCCGAAAATACCAGTTACCCCCAAGCACCGGTTAGCTTGAAATATGAGCAATGGTTGGCAACCAATGTTTTTGAACAAAAGCAAAGCGGTTTTTATGGGGTATATGTAAAAGTGCCGGTAGGCGATATCAAAACCGCCGAAGCCCGCAAACTGGTGGAGGGTTTACGCCCATGGGTAGCCGATGAAATGCGGGTAACCGTTAACCAGGGCCTGTTACTGAAATATGTGCGCAAGGAAGCCCTGCCGGCCGTTTACGCAGCTTTAGTGGCCGTTAACCTGGCCGAACCGGGTTTCGACAGTGTGGCTGATGTAACCACTTGCCCCGGTACAGATACCTGCAACCTGGGTATCAGCAACAGCATGACCTTTGCGCGCGTGCTGGAAGATGTGGTGTTTAACGAGTATGAAGATTTTGTTTACAATCGCGATATCAAGATAAAAATAAGCGGCTGTATGAATAGCTGCGGTCAGCACGGGCTGGCGCATATCGGCTTCCACGGTAGTTCGCTAAAGGCAGGCACCCGGGTGTTGCCATCAATGCAGGTATTGCTGGGTGGTGGTACGGTGGGCGATGGCATTGGCCGTGCAGCTGATAAAGTGATCAAAGTTCCCGCGAAGCGTGCTGCTAATGTGCTGCGCTGGGTGCTGAATGACTATAAGGCTAATTCGGTAGAGAGCGAGGTTTTTCATGATTATTATGACCGTAATGGCAAGGATTATTTCTACCAGTTACTGAAGCCACTGGCCGATCTGACCAATTTGACTGACGAGGAATTTGTAGATTGGGGCCACGAGGAAACTTTTAAAACCGCTATTGGCGTGGGCGAGTGCGCCGGTGTAATGATTGACCTGGTTGCCACCCTGATATATGAAAGCGATGAGAAATTTGGCTGGGCCGAAGCCGCGTTTAACGAACAGCGCTGGGCCGATAGCATTTATCATAGTTACAGCGTTTTCATCAGTTCGGCAAAAGCTTTATTGCTTGATAAGGGTGTGAACAGCAGTACGCAGACAGGCATCATCAAATCGTTTGATGAGAAGTATGTGGAGACTGGCGAAGTGTCGCTGAATACAACTTTTGATGAACTGGTACTGCAGATCAACAAAAACGAACCAACAGAGGCGTTTGCCGCTGCTTACCTGCGCGACGCGGAATTATTTTTAACACAGGTAAAAGAAAAAAGAGAGGAAGCGGTGCAGGCATGA
- the cobA gene encoding uroporphyrinogen-III C-methyltransferase, which produces MITQNTKEPRITLVGAGPGDTDLITIKGLIALQSADVVLYDALVNDEMLQFAPANAVKVYVGKRNGDHSYSQEAVNKLMVDYALNYGHVVRLKGGDPFVFGRGYEELDHAAAYSIPTQVIPGISSSIGVPGLQGIPVTHRGLAESFWVVTGTTASGMLSNDLYDAARSRATVVVLMGLHKLKEIVKLYQNEGRGKLPVAIVQSGSTADEQIAIGVVDTIVEVVEENKIKAPALIVLGEVVSLHPKFQPIKDFYAIADKE; this is translated from the coding sequence ATGATAACACAAAACACAAAAGAACCACGCATTACTTTGGTAGGCGCAGGCCCGGGCGATACCGACCTGATCACCATAAAAGGCCTCATCGCCCTGCAAAGCGCCGATGTGGTTTTGTATGATGCATTGGTGAACGATGAGATGCTGCAGTTTGCTCCGGCCAACGCCGTAAAGGTTTATGTAGGCAAACGCAACGGCGATCATAGCTATTCGCAGGAGGCGGTTAACAAGTTAATGGTTGATTACGCTTTGAACTACGGGCACGTGGTGCGCCTTAAAGGCGGCGATCCGTTTGTGTTTGGCCGTGGTTACGAAGAACTGGATCACGCGGCAGCTTATAGCATCCCTACACAGGTAATCCCCGGCATTTCAAGCTCAATTGGTGTGCCCGGCTTGCAAGGTATCCCGGTAACCCACCGTGGCTTGGCCGAAAGCTTTTGGGTGGTAACCGGTACTACAGCAAGCGGAATGCTGTCTAACGACCTGTACGATGCGGCTCGCAGCCGTGCTACAGTGGTTGTATTGATGGGATTGCATAAACTGAAGGAAATAGTTAAATTGTATCAAAACGAAGGCCGCGGTAAACTGCCCGTAGCGATAGTGCAAAGCGGATCTACCGCCGATGAGCAAATTGCCATTGGCGTGGTTGATACCATTGTTGAGGTAGTTGAAGAAAATAAAATAAAAGCGCCGGCGCTGATTGTTTTGGGCGAAGTAGTATCGCTGCACCCGAAGTTCCAGCCGATAAAAGATTTTTATGCCATTGCTGACAAAGAATAA
- a CDS encoding sulfate adenylyltransferase subunit 1: MNMLKFLTAGSVDDGKSTLIGRLLYDTDSILDDQLEALQRSNRKNDDGTIDLAILTDGLKAEREQGITIDVAYKYFQTEKRKFIIADTPGHIQYTRNMVTGASNAGLAIILIDARKGVIEQTIRHSFLVSLLEIPHVIVCVNKMDMVDYSEEVFDQIVADYRAKIAVKLNLKDVQYIPVSALKGDNVCYPSDRMFWYKGTHLLEHLETVETHTGEEINVTRMPVQWVVRPQTDELHDYRGYAGKVLSGSFKLNDSVTVLPSGFTTTLDRIELFDKRPEEAVAGMSVTLHLKDEIDISRGDILVKSNQPPIVSQLIEADLCWMDTKPLDPTLTYLLQHNSKVTRCRISEVLYKMQINTLEKLYDEEFKLNDIGRIVIKTADPLAFDVYQQNKANGRAILIDSRTNLTVGALMFRAAAE; encoded by the coding sequence ATGAATATGCTTAAATTTTTAACCGCCGGTAGTGTGGATGACGGAAAAAGTACCCTCATCGGCAGGTTATTGTACGATACGGATTCTATTCTTGATGACCAGCTGGAAGCGCTGCAACGCAGCAACCGCAAGAATGATGATGGCACCATCGACCTGGCCATCCTTACCGACGGTCTGAAAGCCGAGCGCGAGCAGGGGATTACCATTGATGTGGCCTACAAATACTTCCAGACCGAGAAACGCAAATTCATTATTGCCGATACTCCGGGGCATATCCAGTATACCCGCAACATGGTTACAGGTGCATCTAACGCCGGGCTGGCTATTATTTTGATAGATGCCCGTAAAGGTGTTATCGAGCAAACCATCCGCCACTCGTTCCTGGTATCGCTGCTGGAAATCCCGCATGTGATCGTTTGCGTTAACAAGATGGATATGGTGGATTACAGCGAGGAAGTATTTGACCAGATCGTTGCCGACTACCGCGCCAAAATAGCCGTTAAACTGAACCTTAAAGATGTGCAGTACATACCGGTTAGCGCCTTGAAGGGTGATAACGTTTGCTATCCGTCTGACAGGATGTTTTGGTATAAAGGCACCCACCTGTTGGAGCATCTGGAGACCGTAGAAACTCATACCGGCGAAGAAATCAATGTTACCCGCATGCCGGTACAATGGGTGGTACGCCCTCAAACTGACGAACTGCACGACTACCGCGGTTATGCCGGTAAGGTACTTAGCGGCAGTTTTAAACTGAACGATAGCGTTACCGTATTGCCATCGGGCTTTACGACCACGCTGGACAGGATAGAGCTATTTGATAAACGCCCGGAAGAAGCGGTAGCCGGTATGTCGGTTACCCTGCATTTAAAGGACGAGATAGATATCAGCAGAGGCGATATATTAGTGAAGAGCAATCAGCCGCCTATCGTATCGCAACTGATAGAAGCCGACCTGTGCTGGATGGATACTAAACCGCTTGACCCTACATTAACCTACCTGCTACAACACAACAGCAAGGTAACGCGCTGCCGCATAAGCGAGGTGCTGTATAAAATGCAGATAAACACGCTGGAAAAACTGTATGACGAAGAGTTTAAACTGAACGACATTGGCCGCATTGTGATCAAAACCGCCGATCCGCTGGCCTTTGATGTTTACCAGCAGAACAAAGCGAATGGCCGTGCCATTTTAATTGATAGCCGTACGAATTTAACCGTTGGAGCGCTGATGTTCAGGGCCGCGGCGGAGTAG
- a CDS encoding UbiA-like polyprenyltransferase — MKKYLSLVTFSHTIFAMPFAFIGFFLAVTTTSHPFKWQLLVLMVLCMVFARNSAMAFNRYLDRDIDAKNPRTKQRDIPAGRITPQAGLTFTIINCLLFITTTWFINPLCFYLSPVALLVVLGYSATKRFTALCHLVLGLGLSLAPIGAYLVVTGEFQLLPLFFSLSVLCWVSGFDIIYALQDEDFDRSENLHSIPSYLGKINALRLSTFLHVLSAIFIMLPVFFTAVGVLYYVGIVFFCSMLVYQHLLVKPNDLSRVNFAFMTTNGIASVVFASLFLLDRVFVIHLWEHLGRM; from the coding sequence ATGAAAAAATATCTATCCCTGGTTACTTTCTCGCACACCATATTCGCTATGCCGTTTGCTTTTATCGGCTTCTTTTTGGCAGTTACTACTACCAGCCACCCCTTTAAATGGCAACTGCTGGTGCTGATGGTGTTGTGCATGGTATTTGCCCGTAACTCGGCTATGGCGTTTAACCGCTACCTGGACAGGGATATAGACGCTAAAAACCCGCGTACCAAACAACGCGATATACCGGCTGGCCGTATTACGCCGCAGGCGGGTTTAACGTTTACCATTATCAACTGCTTGTTATTTATCACCACTACATGGTTTATCAACCCCCTGTGCTTTTACCTGTCGCCGGTGGCTTTGCTGGTAGTGTTGGGATATAGCGCTACCAAAAGGTTTACAGCGCTTTGCCATTTGGTTTTGGGATTGGGCTTATCGCTGGCGCCTATCGGGGCGTATTTGGTGGTAACTGGTGAGTTCCAGTTGCTGCCCTTATTCTTTTCGCTATCGGTATTGTGCTGGGTGAGCGGTTTTGATATCATCTACGCTTTGCAGGACGAAGACTTCGACCGTAGCGAGAACCTGCACTCAATCCCCTCATACCTGGGTAAGATAAATGCCCTGCGTCTGTCTACCTTTTTGCATGTACTGTCGGCTATATTTATTATGTTGCCGGTGTTTTTTACAGCAGTAGGGGTATTGTATTATGTGGGTATTGTATTCTTTTGTTCGATGCTGGTCTATCAGCACCTGCTGGTTAAGCCAAACGATCTGAGCCGGGTAAACTTCGCCTTTATGACTACCAACGGCATTGCCAGCGTGGTGTTCGCCTCGCTGTTTCTGTTGGATAGGGTATTTGTGATCCATTTGTGGGAGCATTTGGGGAGGATGTAA
- a CDS encoding phosphoadenylyl-sulfate reductase, whose product MNALVEHIKQQTAGLSPVQALQHLADTYPGGVVFSTSFGWEDQVITHMIFANNIPIKVFTLETGRLFPETYYVWNRTLEMYGKQIEAYFPDAEKVQQMVSRKGPNSFYESVDNRKECCNIRKIEPLKRALAGNQCWITGIRAEQSANRQHMADVEWDEGNKLVKFHPVYDWDLGDVKQYIRDNNVPYNTLHDRGFPSIGCAPCTRAVQPGEDFRAGRWWWEDQSKKECGLHSVDATIDEETKELRPL is encoded by the coding sequence ATGAATGCCCTTGTAGAACATATCAAACAACAAACAGCCGGGCTATCACCCGTGCAAGCCCTGCAGCATCTGGCCGATACTTATCCCGGTGGCGTGGTATTCTCCACCAGTTTTGGCTGGGAAGATCAGGTGATCACGCACATGATCTTCGCCAATAATATCCCCATCAAGGTATTTACGCTGGAGACCGGCCGCCTGTTCCCCGAAACTTATTATGTATGGAACCGCACACTGGAAATGTACGGCAAACAGATAGAGGCTTATTTCCCTGACGCGGAAAAAGTGCAGCAGATGGTAAGCCGTAAGGGCCCGAATAGTTTTTACGAATCGGTTGATAACCGGAAGGAGTGCTGCAACATCCGTAAGATAGAACCACTGAAGCGTGCCCTTGCAGGCAACCAGTGCTGGATAACCGGTATCCGCGCAGAGCAATCGGCCAACCGCCAGCACATGGCGGATGTGGAGTGGGACGAGGGTAACAAGCTGGTGAAATTTCACCCGGTATACGATTGGGACCTGGGCGATGTGAAGCAATACATCCGCGATAATAATGTGCCCTACAATACCCTGCACGACAGGGGCTTCCCCAGTATTGGCTGCGCGCCCTGTACCCGTGCGGTACAACCCGGCGAGGATTTCCGTGCGGGCAGATGGTGGTGGGAAGATCAATCGAAAAAGGAATGCGGGTTGCACAGCGTGGATGCAACTATCGATGAAGAGACTAAGGAGTTGAGGCCGTTGTAA
- the yihA gene encoding ribosome biogenesis GTP-binding protein YihA/YsxC gives MIIKSADFICSNTQISKLPPPVKPEYAFIGRSNVGKSSLINMLTNKKGLAKTSQTPGKTQLINHFLINDNWYLVDLPGYGYARISKSKKEDWDKFIRNYLNKRESLQCVMVLIDSRLEPQKIDLEFCNVLGEKGLPFALIFTKADKQSATKTDQNIAKFRKALLTTFEEVPDIFITSSENMLGRDEVLNFIDGVNQGFVVPEFKSFE, from the coding sequence ATGATCATCAAATCAGCCGATTTTATTTGCAGTAACACCCAGATATCCAAACTGCCACCGCCGGTAAAGCCGGAGTATGCCTTTATTGGCCGATCTAACGTAGGCAAGTCATCGCTGATCAATATGCTGACCAATAAAAAAGGTTTGGCTAAAACATCGCAAACTCCGGGAAAAACCCAATTGATCAACCATTTTCTGATCAACGATAACTGGTACCTGGTGGATCTGCCCGGGTATGGTTATGCCCGTATCTCTAAAAGTAAAAAGGAGGATTGGGATAAATTCATCCGCAACTACCTTAACAAGCGCGAAAGCCTGCAATGCGTAATGGTGCTGATCGACAGCCGCCTGGAGCCGCAAAAAATAGACCTGGAGTTTTGCAATGTGCTGGGTGAAAAGGGTTTGCCCTTCGCGCTGATATTTACCAAAGCTGATAAGCAATCGGCTACCAAAACCGATCAAAACATCGCCAAGTTCCGCAAGGCCCTGCTGACTACTTTTGAGGAAGTGCCGGATATTTTCATTACATCGTCTGAAAATATGTTGGGCAGGGATGAAGTTTTGAATTTTATTGATGGCGTTAACCAGGGGTTTGTAGTGCCGGAGTTTAAGAGTTTTGAGTAG
- a CDS encoding multidrug effflux MFS transporter: MTKQRYFFLVLILGSLTALSPFSIDMYLPSFAQIAATMHTTVEQVGLSLSSYFIGLAAGQLLYGPLLDKFGRKKPLYIGLSVYILASFGCLASQSIDMLIILRFIQAVGGCAAGVASVAMVRDLFPLNENAKVFALLMLVLGASPMLAPTIGGFVTDAFSWRVIFLILAIIAAVIFAAVVFTLPNSYVPDKSISLKPVPIITGFWEVLKVPQFYTYAFSGALSFAGLFTYVSGAPVVFMKIYHLDAKAFGLIFAGLSVGFIGFSQFNTLFLRRFRSEQIVPVVFISQLIFATLFLILAITGWITLPLIIIMVFLQLCCVGLISPNASALSIAPFEKNAGTASSLLGALQLGIGSAATVGISSFHVVNIIPLAAVMCGAGLLACSVYFIARRGIKEHVKMGEGAVVAH, from the coding sequence ATGACAAAGCAACGTTACTTCTTCCTTGTCCTTATCCTCGGCTCGCTTACTGCGTTGAGCCCGTTCAGTATAGATATGTATCTGCCTTCCTTCGCGCAGATAGCTGCTACCATGCATACTACTGTAGAGCAGGTGGGGCTGTCACTGTCCAGCTATTTTATTGGTTTGGCTGCCGGGCAGTTGCTGTATGGCCCGCTGTTAGATAAGTTCGGGCGTAAAAAGCCGCTTTACATTGGCTTATCGGTTTATATCCTGGCTTCGTTCGGGTGCCTGGCATCGCAAAGTATAGATATGCTGATCATCCTGCGCTTTATACAGGCTGTAGGCGGCTGCGCGGCCGGTGTGGCCTCAGTAGCTATGGTGCGCGATCTGTTCCCCCTGAACGAGAACGCCAAGGTATTTGCCCTGCTGATGCTGGTATTAGGCGCTTCACCGATGCTGGCCCCAACCATCGGCGGCTTTGTAACAGACGCTTTTAGCTGGCGGGTGATCTTCCTGATACTGGCTATTATAGCGGCAGTGATCTTCGCGGCGGTGGTATTTACGCTACCTAACAGTTACGTGCCCGATAAAAGCATATCGCTTAAACCGGTGCCCATCATCACCGGCTTTTGGGAAGTGCTGAAGGTGCCGCAGTTTTATACTTACGCTTTCTCAGGTGCCTTATCATTTGCCGGGCTATTTACGTACGTATCGGGTGCACCGGTGGTGTTTATGAAGATCTATCATTTAGATGCCAAAGCCTTCGGGTTGATCTTCGCCGGGCTTTCTGTTGGCTTTATCGGGTTTAGCCAGTTCAATACCCTGTTTCTGCGCAGGTTCCGCAGCGAGCAGATCGTACCGGTGGTATTTATAAGTCAGTTGATATTTGCAACGCTGTTTTTAATACTGGCAATTACCGGCTGGATAACCCTGCCGCTGATCATTATAATGGTATTTCTGCAATTGTGTTGCGTCGGGTTGATCAGTCCTAACGCTTCGGCCTTATCTATCGCCCCGTTCGAGAAGAACGCCGGAACAGCTTCGTCCTTATTGGGTGCCCTGCAACTGGGCATTGGCTCGGCGGCTACAGTGGGCATCAGTTCGTTTCATGTGGTGAATATTATTCCGCTGGCAGCCGTAATGTGCGGGGCAGGATTGTTAGCCTGCTCTGTTTATTTTATTGCCCGCAGAGGAATAAAGGAGCATGTGAAGATGGGTGAGGGGGCTGTTGTGGCGCATTAA
- the cysD gene encoding sulfate adenylyltransferase subunit CysD: MTKPDYLDELEAEAIHILREVAGQFEKPALLFSGGKDSITLVRLAEKAFRPGKFPFPLVHIDTGHNFEETIRYRDEMVARIGEKLIVGHVQDDIDAGRVVEQKGKNASRNQLQTVTLLNTIARHQFDACIGGARRDEEKARAKERVFSVRDEFGQWNPKSQRPELWDLYNGKIHKGENVRVFPISNWTELDVWNYIRRENIPLPSIYFAHERDVITRNGQLMAASPFLNMDDEDVVQRKNVRFRTVGDMSCTAAVESYAFEIDDIIAEISASNISERGARMDDKVSEAAMEDRKKGGYF; this comes from the coding sequence ATGACAAAACCGGATTATTTAGACGAGTTGGAGGCCGAGGCTATCCATATTTTACGGGAGGTTGCCGGGCAGTTTGAAAAGCCGGCGTTGCTGTTCTCGGGTGGTAAGGATTCTATTACGCTGGTGCGCCTGGCCGAGAAGGCTTTCCGACCGGGTAAGTTCCCGTTCCCGCTGGTGCACATAGATACCGGTCATAACTTTGAGGAAACCATCCGCTACCGCGATGAGATGGTAGCCCGCATTGGCGAGAAACTGATCGTCGGCCATGTGCAGGATGATATTGATGCCGGCAGGGTGGTGGAGCAAAAAGGCAAAAACGCCAGCCGTAACCAGTTGCAAACGGTTACCCTGCTAAACACCATTGCCAGGCATCAGTTTGATGCCTGTATAGGTGGTGCCCGTCGCGATGAAGAAAAGGCCCGTGCTAAAGAGCGCGTTTTCAGTGTGCGCGATGAGTTTGGCCAATGGAACCCCAAAAGCCAGCGCCCTGAACTTTGGGACCTGTATAATGGCAAGATACATAAGGGCGAGAACGTACGCGTGTTCCCCATCAGTAATTGGACCGAACTGGATGTGTGGAACTATATCCGCCGCGAAAATATCCCGCTGCCAAGTATCTACTTCGCGCATGAGCGTGATGTGATAACCCGTAACGGGCAACTGATGGCCGCATCACCTTTCCTGAATATGGATGACGAGGATGTGGTACAACGCAAGAACGTTCGCTTCCGCACCGTGGGTGATATGAGTTGCACGGCGGCGGTAGAATCGTACGCGTTTGAGATAGATGATATTATAGCCGAGATAAGCGCCAGCAATATCAGCGAGCGCGGCGCACGTATGGACGATAAAGTGAGCGAAGCCGCCATGGAAGACCGCAAGAAAGGGGGATACTTTTAA